GGAAGCCGGCGGAGCCCTCGAGCACGCTCATGTTCTGGTCGGCGACGAAATAATAGACGCCAGCTTCGCGCAGCAGGGCCTCGATGGCGGAAATCAGCACGATGTCGTTGGTGCGCAGCAGTTCGATCATTTCGCGGCCCGATGAGGTCGCCAAATTTTAGGACGGGGCGAAGAGGCTGGCAATATCCGGCGGCGAGGCTTGCCGCCCTCTTCGTGGCGAAAAAGCGGCTTTCCCTTTTTCGCCCGGCGCACTATGGTCGCGCCCGCTGCAGAGTGAGGAACGCGCCTTGGGTCTGGTCATACCTTTCGACGAAAAATCCAGCGAATCCGGTCTGGAGCGGCTCGCCGCCCTCGTCGCGCAGGATATGAACCGGGTCAACCAGACCATTCTCGCGCGCACCGGCTCCGACGTCGCGATGATCCCGGAAGTGGCCAAACATCTGATTTCCTCGGGCGGCAAGCGCCTGCGGCCGATGCTCACGCTCGCCGCGGCGGGTCTTTCCGGCTATCGAGGCGAAGGCCACGTCAAACTCGCGGCGGCGGTCGAATTCATGCATACCGCGACCCTGCTCCATGACGATGTCGTGGACCAGAGCGACATGCGCCGGGGAAAACTCGCGGCGCGCATGCTGTGGGGCAACGAGGCGAGCGTGCTCGTCGGCGATTTCCTCCTCGGCCAGGCTTTCCGCATGATGGTCGAGGTCGGCTCGCTCGCCTGTCTCGACGTGCTCTCGGTCGCCGCAACCGTCATCGCGGAAGGCGAGGTGATGCAGCTTTCCGCCGCCAAGGACACCCAGACCACCGAGGACGCCTATCTCGCGGTGATCCGCGCCAAAACCGCGGAGCTGTTCGCCGCGGCCTGCGAGGTGGGCCCGACCGTCGCAACCAGGCCCAAGGCCGAGATCGAGGCCTGCCGCGCCTATGGCATGAATCTCGGCATCGCCTTCCAGCTCATCGACGACGCGCTCGATTACGGCGGCCAGTCGGCCAAGCTCGGCAAGAATGTCGGCGACGATTTCCGCGAGGGCAAGATCACTCTGCCGGTGGTCCTCTCCTTCCGGCGCGGCTCGGAATCCGAGCGCGCCTTCTGGAAGCGGGCGCTGGAAGAGGGCCAGAGCGCCGAAGGCGATCTCGAAAATGC
This genomic interval from Candidatus Rhodoblastus alkanivorans contains the following:
- a CDS encoding DUF2007 domain-containing protein, with the protein product MIELLRTNDIVLISAIEALLREAGVYYFVADQNMSVLEGSAGFLQRRVCVADDEADRARRLLREAGFGDELREA
- a CDS encoding polyprenyl synthetase family protein, giving the protein MGLVIPFDEKSSESGLERLAALVAQDMNRVNQTILARTGSDVAMIPEVAKHLISSGGKRLRPMLTLAAAGLSGYRGEGHVKLAAAVEFMHTATLLHDDVVDQSDMRRGKLAARMLWGNEASVLVGDFLLGQAFRMMVEVGSLACLDVLSVAATVIAEGEVMQLSAAKDTQTTEDAYLAVIRAKTAELFAAACEVGPTVATRPKAEIEACRAYGMNLGIAFQLIDDALDYGGQSAKLGKNVGDDFREGKITLPVVLSFRRGSESERAFWKRALEEGQSAEGDLENALALMKKHRALEDTVERARHYGAMARDALGIFNDSPWKKALLDAVDFCIGRAH